One genomic window of Gracilinema caldarium DSM 7334 includes the following:
- a CDS encoding DUF192 domain-containing protein, with protein MIFNSRLMNPLCFGVLVASLISCSPSYMNAQSKLPVRTITLVKQDGTQIPVQVEVADTDQSRTQGLMNRKIVPEGTGMLFIFDRDQILTFWMKNTFVPLSIAYISSEGRIIDIFDMEPESLKPVVSTRSVRYALEVPQGFFTTVGIKEGDLLTGLPR; from the coding sequence ATGATTTTTAATTCCAGATTGATGAATCCCCTCTGTTTTGGAGTGCTTGTGGCGAGCCTTATCTCATGCAGTCCTTCATACATGAATGCTCAGTCAAAACTGCCGGTGCGAACCATAACGCTGGTGAAACAGGATGGTACACAGATTCCAGTGCAGGTGGAAGTAGCGGATACAGATCAGAGCCGTACCCAGGGGCTCATGAACCGAAAAATCGTACCCGAAGGAACCGGCATGCTGTTTATTTTTGATAGGGACCAGATACTTACCTTCTGGATGAAAAATACCTTCGTACCCCTTTCAATCGCGTATATCAGTTCAGAGGGCAGGATTATTGATATTTTTGATATGGAACCGGAAAGTCTGAAACCTGTTGTTTCAACACGATCTGTCCGGTATGCCCTTGAGGTTCCCCAGGGCTTCTTTACAACTGTGGGCATTAAAGAAGGGGATCTCCTTACTGGATTACCCCGATAG
- a CDS encoding Crp/Fnr family transcriptional regulator, translating to MANQLQLAFVNFKKDSYIIVEGKQNADRFFIIRQGKVRISKEVEVVEEEGGNVLGPGDFFGVVATMSGHSHIETAQALTDVTLISVQKDQYVQLIQNNTPVAMKIILQFSKRMRFLDEALTRLTLKNTADNDPSHLFKVAEYYAKQSQFNQAYFAYHQYIKYCPNGQNVQVARERMVKIAPYAKAVYLDKKTDEFTRTYPKDTMIFSEGQPGDELYIIQKGSVKIVKIVDNNEVLLAVLKQGDIFGEMALLESKPRSANAIAYEDCTVLAVNKENFERMVGTQPQIISRLTQLLAERIWFIYKQLANTLISDPLGRMYDALLIQLEKNRIPLGNAPHTFDFGPKELINMVGLPTAEGNMVIRKLLENPKIRVVDNKIALTDVSEVVKQTEYYRKMQKIERARREAASRIGL from the coding sequence ATGGCAAATCAGCTGCAGTTAGCCTTTGTAAACTTCAAGAAGGATTCTTATATAATTGTTGAAGGCAAACAGAATGCCGACCGCTTTTTTATTATCCGCCAGGGTAAAGTCCGAATATCCAAAGAAGTTGAAGTGGTAGAAGAGGAAGGGGGCAATGTCCTGGGTCCCGGTGACTTCTTTGGTGTTGTTGCAACCATGTCCGGCCACAGCCATATAGAAACCGCACAGGCCCTCACCGATGTAACCCTCATTTCGGTACAAAAAGACCAGTATGTACAGCTCATCCAGAACAATACCCCGGTGGCAATGAAGATTATCCTCCAGTTTTCCAAACGGATGCGTTTTCTGGATGAAGCCCTGACCCGTCTCACCTTAAAAAATACCGCTGATAATGACCCATCCCACCTTTTTAAGGTAGCGGAATACTATGCAAAACAAAGCCAGTTTAATCAGGCCTATTTTGCCTATCATCAATACATAAAATATTGCCCTAATGGCCAGAATGTACAGGTGGCCCGGGAACGGATGGTCAAAATAGCCCCCTATGCCAAGGCAGTGTATCTCGATAAAAAGACCGATGAGTTTACCCGGACCTATCCAAAGGACACCATGATCTTTTCTGAGGGACAACCGGGGGATGAACTGTATATCATTCAAAAAGGTTCGGTGAAAATCGTAAAGATTGTAGACAATAACGAGGTACTTCTGGCGGTACTCAAACAGGGGGATATTTTTGGTGAAATGGCCCTACTTGAGTCTAAGCCTCGGTCTGCCAATGCGATTGCCTATGAAGACTGTACCGTTCTGGCAGTTAATAAAGAAAATTTTGAACGCATGGTCGGCACCCAGCCGCAGATTATCAGCCGGCTGACCCAGCTTCTGGCAGAGCGGATTTGGTTCATCTATAAACAGCTGGCTAATACGCTTATCAGCGATCCCCTGGGACGCATGTATGATGCCCTCCTCATTCAGCTGGAAAAAAACAGGATTCCCCTGGGCAACGCACCTCACACCTTTGATTTTGGACCAAAGGAACTCATCAATATGGTAGGGCTTCCTACTGCTGAAGGGAATATGGTAATACGGAAATTGCTCGAAAATCCGAAAATCCGCGTAGTGGATAATAAAATTGCCCTTACCGATGTGTCTGAAGTGGTCAAACAAACCGAATATTACCGGAAAATGCAAAAAATTGAGCGGGCCCGTCGGGAAGCCGCAAGCCGTATTGGGCTGTAA
- the murB gene encoding UDP-N-acetylmuramate dehydrogenase — protein MVNLRKLMEKINTQEPLQGALRFDEPMSLHTTFKVGGPADIWVRPEGPSFPRYAACLLRTARTEGVPVFILGGGANLVVSDQGIRGIVLDTTGWSGWQIDESSVLLYAGTTVDKAVEVCADHEREALAFLAGMPGSIGGAIWMNARCYNLSISDVLMETWILNEQFEQVWVPFRPEDFEYKISPFQHRQVLILGGRFKTRPGDRSALVAEMQKYRQDRETKGHYTLPSAGSAFKNNHAFGKPTGKIIDELGLRGLSLGGAKVADWHGNIIVNTGTATAQDIYLLTEILKKRVKEALGYDLECEILFVGDWSQDGHIS, from the coding sequence ATGGTAAACCTACGGAAATTAATGGAAAAAATCAATACACAGGAGCCTTTACAGGGCGCACTCCGGTTTGATGAGCCTATGTCGTTACATACCACGTTTAAGGTAGGAGGTCCGGCCGATATCTGGGTACGGCCCGAGGGACCTAGTTTCCCTAGGTACGCGGCCTGCCTGCTGCGCACCGCAAGAACAGAAGGTGTACCGGTTTTTATTTTAGGGGGAGGCGCCAATCTTGTAGTCTCTGACCAGGGAATCCGGGGTATTGTCCTGGATACCACCGGCTGGTCTGGTTGGCAGATTGATGAATCTTCTGTGCTATTGTACGCTGGAACTACCGTGGATAAGGCTGTAGAGGTTTGCGCAGACCATGAACGGGAAGCCCTCGCTTTTCTTGCAGGTATGCCCGGTTCCATCGGTGGTGCCATCTGGATGAATGCCCGCTGTTACAATCTTTCCATTTCAGATGTTCTCATGGAAACCTGGATTCTCAATGAACAGTTCGAGCAAGTATGGGTCCCGTTCCGACCGGAGGATTTTGAATATAAAATTAGCCCCTTTCAGCACCGGCAAGTTTTAATACTGGGGGGCCGTTTTAAAACAAGACCAGGGGATCGGTCGGCCCTTGTGGCAGAAATGCAAAAATACCGGCAGGACCGGGAAACCAAGGGCCATTATACTCTGCCATCCGCTGGGTCCGCCTTTAAGAATAACCATGCCTTTGGGAAACCCACCGGTAAAATAATAGATGAACTGGGGCTTCGGGGCTTAAGTCTGGGTGGGGCAAAGGTAGCTGACTGGCATGGCAATATTATAGTAAATACCGGCACCGCCACAGCTCAGGATATCTATCTATTAACCGAAATACTAAAAAAACGAGTTAAAGAAGCTCTAGGATACGATTTAGAATGTGAAATTCTTTTTGTTGGGGATTGGAGTCAGGATGGTCACATCTCCTGA
- a CDS encoding tetratricopeptide repeat protein, which produces MKQINNSDRIVFLSVPESIRGRIEEVSAGDFSVDPSIPIPVEIPPDQESLNLEQLSWEMILSGMIKVIERDPDQEDADYYRRFVLAVKPDILKEFSEAAILKARNRDFDLAMEILKALAALYPDSAEVTLNQALVYEEHANTLEESGREEEATEEWERAHELYIRLINQTSPLPNALFNAGFFYLKQRNYEKARDCFSRYLPVADSPKKKEKAQGIIKEITERSLDDQIFKEAYDFIRLGEETKGIEKIHQFLTRHPEVWNGWFLLGWGLRRLERWDDAVLAFRKTLELGGDNCDTRNELALCLIEQGNLAEARKELERALQMEPENIKVISNLGILAMKQGKLDEAAGFFKTVLEYDEEDPLALQMLSQLEA; this is translated from the coding sequence ATGAAACAAATAAATAACTCAGATAGGATTGTATTCCTGTCAGTCCCCGAATCTATCCGCGGCCGCATAGAAGAGGTCTCTGCGGGAGATTTTAGTGTCGACCCATCCATACCTATTCCTGTAGAAATTCCCCCAGACCAGGAATCATTGAATCTGGAACAGCTTTCCTGGGAAATGATTCTTTCTGGTATGATAAAGGTTATCGAACGGGATCCGGATCAGGAAGATGCGGATTATTACCGTCGTTTTGTTCTGGCGGTTAAACCAGATATATTAAAAGAATTTTCTGAGGCTGCCATTTTAAAAGCCCGCAATCGGGATTTTGATTTGGCTATGGAAATCCTTAAGGCTTTAGCAGCCCTCTACCCAGACTCGGCAGAGGTAACCCTGAACCAGGCTCTGGTTTATGAAGAACATGCAAACACTCTGGAGGAGTCGGGCCGCGAGGAAGAGGCCACAGAGGAATGGGAACGGGCCCATGAATTATATATCCGCCTTATAAACCAAACATCACCTTTACCGAATGCCCTCTTTAATGCAGGCTTTTTCTACCTAAAACAACGTAATTATGAAAAAGCCCGGGATTGTTTTTCTCGTTATCTTCCTGTAGCAGATAGCCCCAAGAAAAAAGAAAAAGCCCAGGGTATTATCAAAGAAATCACCGAACGGAGCTTGGATGATCAAATTTTTAAAGAGGCTTATGATTTTATCAGATTGGGTGAAGAAACCAAGGGCATTGAAAAAATCCACCAATTTTTAACCCGCCACCCTGAGGTATGGAACGGATGGTTTCTCCTCGGCTGGGGACTGCGGCGTCTCGAACGATGGGATGATGCGGTTCTGGCCTTCCGTAAAACCCTTGAACTGGGGGGTGATAACTGTGATACCCGCAACGAACTCGCCCTTTGTCTTATTGAACAGGGAAACCTGGCTGAGGCAAGAAAGGAACTGGAACGGGCCCTTCAAATGGAACCGGAAAACATAAAAGTCATCTCTAACCTGGGGATCCTCGCAATGAAACAGGGCAAACTCGATGAAGCAGCGGGATTTTTCAAAACTGTTTTAGAATATGATGAGGAAGATCCCCTGGCTTTACAGATGCTCTCCCAACTGGAAGCCTAG
- a CDS encoding PilZ domain-containing protein, whose product MGVLTSQQITKYYERYRTISVTFTKEIITATGLVTQQVYLKCLGEAWPCVIYSTSFEEAKVIINTKSGLYGKLQQANNLVNLRYSFKISDKTDPMFFFVSCRVVGSAPYQGSQDISMMTLQFTQRPPDDLIEIMGRLLDANINSSKRRDERILITPESIRKLRLAAKETVLYLQGVPRRCILRDISFSGAKTIMVGVAKFIADKEVTLRLDFEDPRESHIIGGKVVRIEDVEGRKELVAVAIHFNENQVPMNYKMRINDYLSQIRTEPRTETAEETAQKPQGNQDTKEPEKHETNK is encoded by the coding sequence ATGGGTGTTTTAACAAGCCAGCAGATCACAAAATATTACGAACGATATCGCACCATTTCAGTTACCTTTACCAAGGAAATTATCACTGCAACAGGACTGGTAACTCAGCAGGTATATTTAAAGTGCCTGGGAGAGGCGTGGCCCTGTGTGATTTATTCTACTTCTTTTGAAGAAGCAAAAGTAATCATAAATACAAAATCAGGGCTTTATGGCAAATTACAGCAAGCCAATAATCTCGTTAATCTTCGGTATAGTTTTAAAATTTCCGATAAAACCGATCCCATGTTTTTCTTTGTTTCCTGCCGTGTCGTTGGTTCTGCTCCTTATCAGGGATCTCAAGATATTTCTATGATGACCCTACAATTCACCCAGCGACCACCGGATGATCTTATCGAAATTATGGGACGCCTTCTCGATGCGAATATTAATTCATCGAAACGGCGGGATGAAAGGATCTTAATTACCCCAGAATCGATACGAAAATTACGATTAGCCGCGAAGGAAACGGTACTCTACCTACAAGGCGTTCCCCGCCGCTGTATACTCAGGGACATTTCTTTTTCCGGAGCAAAAACTATCATGGTTGGGGTAGCAAAATTTATTGCTGATAAGGAAGTAACCCTACGACTGGATTTTGAAGACCCTCGGGAATCTCATATAATCGGTGGTAAGGTCGTTCGCATAGAAGATGTGGAAGGCAGGAAAGAACTGGTTGCGGTAGCGATTCATTTTAACGAAAACCAGGTTCCCATGAATTATAAAATGCGAATAAATGACTATTTAAGCCAGATACGTACCGAACCTCGTACGGAAACCGCTGAGGAAACGGCACAGAAACCTCAAGGAAATCAAGACACAAAAGAACCGGAGAAGCATGAAACAAATAAATAA
- a CDS encoding anti-sigma factor family protein produces MCPDRQLISLYKDGELPSPWKEKLEAHIQTCPECTHTLRAYVHLSGFLQTEQLTSEQIEVVQKNIWKHLSHRLPQTNQVKTKRIWKHPLIIPLPAAIAALVAVALLASFITPFILHQGTKGTQNIAKINTEVPGIVPVSDMHGLLQYLENQASAADIVIIKLPDTSSFIPSGQPEIIRAVDYQGRR; encoded by the coding sequence ATGTGTCCTGATCGTCAGCTTATATCATTGTATAAGGATGGCGAACTACCGTCACCCTGGAAGGAAAAGCTGGAAGCCCATATTCAGACCTGCCCAGAATGTACTCACACCTTGCGGGCCTATGTTCATTTAAGTGGCTTCTTACAAACTGAACAACTTACATCTGAGCAGATTGAAGTAGTCCAAAAAAACATCTGGAAACATCTTTCCCATAGGCTGCCACAAACCAATCAGGTAAAAACAAAACGGATTTGGAAACATCCCCTGATCATACCTCTGCCTGCAGCCATCGCTGCATTAGTTGCTGTAGCCTTGCTAGCTTCGTTTATAACACCCTTCATCTTACACCAGGGAACCAAAGGCACCCAAAATATTGCAAAAATTAATACCGAAGTTCCAGGAATTGTACCCGTATCAGATATGCATGGCCTCTTACAATATCTGGAAAATCAGGCTTCGGCTGCAGATATTGTAATCATCAAACTGCCTGATACAAGCAGTTTTATACCTTCAGGACAACCGGAAATTATACGGGCAGTCGATTATCAGGGGCGGAGGTAA
- a CDS encoding FecR family protein, with protein MHTYKRFAVLFVVVTALETLAFAAQNQVGIVQEIMGTVTVTRNGKVLSQIDLGDPIENYDLIKTGSDGGMVIGLTSETGMRGTLIVKPKSVFTVKTQVVSGSPKTEADVLGGSIGVKVKKISGDPSLNVKTGNTVMGVRGTEFVVVISVNNGLLVTCNEGKVACTGDEGDELYAVPGQVVARTAGERLKNIPVAVSSLEDFQNRWYTEEISAFKSSAVRALDQYARAYFRYRDDFRKKSDELAREPIFLQWKKEFREGIAPAPSRDIQVMKQKAVMVKKLMNIRQVLFFFERIYYRLDEIQSYVPATALRSKLYNGQNVQDFMRLVASEKSEFERRAAEYRFALRLYAQRNDGKEPVSIGDEEDSFFDDTDSFFQE; from the coding sequence GTGCATACATATAAAAGGTTTGCAGTTTTGTTTGTAGTAGTAACTGCCTTAGAAACACTTGCATTTGCAGCCCAGAATCAGGTTGGTATCGTTCAGGAAATCATGGGTACGGTAACGGTTACCCGCAATGGCAAGGTGCTCTCCCAGATAGATCTGGGTGATCCTATTGAAAACTATGATCTTATTAAAACCGGTTCCGATGGTGGCATGGTGATCGGATTAACCTCAGAAACTGGTATGAGAGGTACCCTTATTGTAAAACCAAAATCGGTATTTACCGTTAAAACTCAGGTGGTAAGCGGCAGTCCGAAGACCGAAGCGGATGTGCTTGGTGGATCCATCGGGGTAAAGGTAAAAAAGATATCAGGAGATCCATCACTCAATGTGAAAACAGGGAATACCGTGATGGGTGTACGGGGTACTGAATTTGTGGTTGTTATCTCTGTGAATAATGGTCTTCTGGTTACCTGTAATGAAGGCAAGGTTGCCTGTACCGGAGACGAGGGAGATGAGCTCTATGCAGTTCCCGGCCAGGTTGTTGCAAGAACCGCCGGTGAACGGCTGAAAAATATACCCGTTGCGGTATCTTCATTGGAAGATTTCCAAAACCGTTGGTATACCGAAGAGATCTCTGCCTTTAAATCCTCTGCGGTGAGAGCCTTGGATCAATATGCCCGTGCCTATTTCCGTTATCGGGATGATTTCCGGAAAAAATCCGATGAGCTTGCTCGAGAGCCCATTTTTTTGCAATGGAAAAAGGAATTTCGGGAAGGAATAGCCCCAGCTCCATCTAGGGATATCCAAGTTATGAAGCAGAAGGCTGTGATGGTTAAAAAGCTCATGAATATCCGTCAGGTGCTTTTTTTCTTTGAACGTATTTATTACCGCCTCGATGAAATACAGTCCTATGTGCCAGCTACGGCCCTTAGATCCAAGCTCTATAATGGGCAGAATGTGCAGGATTTTATGCGGCTGGTGGCCAGTGAAAAATCTGAATTCGAACGACGGGCCGCTGAATACCGGTTTGCCCTGCGACTGTATGCTCAACGTAACGATGGAAAAGAACCTGTCTCTATTGGAGATGAGGAAGACTCATTCTTTGATGATACGGATAGTTTCTTTCAGGAATAA
- a CDS encoding IPT/TIG domain-containing protein — MKLAHQKGILFCFSILLLFTACFIKSPRIDSIDPRIGSLGEILTIRGQHFGEERGENYVIIGGIIPTSSAYIQWKDNLIALRTPDFGDSGLVYVYVNGKRSNPSLFTNRSVMPQRITDTHLGSGPVLSELSPVSGRIGSLVTILGSSFGAARDKSKVLFNWNLENSLINISDGNQSQKTVEVSETELGYEYWSDREIRVRVPDGAISGAVQVVTSQGSSLPLFFDVVDKPGTKIFKDRRSFAISYGVDIKIQKATASNTLYLWLPIPVTNAQQRISQLLGRTVEPYVENYLGSSLFQLKDMQTGNESSLRTDYLVEVYAVETNIKVQSIKRESGSPIQAVYTQSSFLIPSDNPDIQKKANAIVGKEKNPYLQAQRLYEWLTAQGGIRQEPISLNLIEALNKQEMDAYTATLLFCAMGRSLGIPVIPNAGILINKDRETRKHYWAEFWIDGFGWIPVDPAMGAGALPDRFVFRSDAATYYFGNIDSQRISFSRGIINLSSMAPKGKIVRRDRDYALQNIWEESTGTLESYSSLWSDIVVTGVY; from the coding sequence ATGAAGCTTGCTCATCAAAAAGGCATACTATTTTGCTTTTCAATATTGTTACTTTTTACTGCTTGTTTTATTAAAAGTCCCAGAATCGATTCTATAGATCCTCGAATCGGTAGTCTTGGGGAAATTTTAACCATACGAGGACAGCATTTTGGGGAAGAACGGGGTGAAAATTATGTCATTATCGGCGGTATAATTCCAACCTCATCTGCATATATTCAATGGAAAGACAATCTTATAGCATTGAGAACTCCTGACTTTGGAGACTCAGGTCTCGTGTATGTATATGTAAACGGCAAACGGAGTAACCCTAGTCTTTTTACGAATCGATCCGTTATGCCTCAGCGTATCACTGATACTCATTTGGGGAGTGGTCCTGTTCTTTCAGAATTATCCCCAGTTTCTGGGCGGATTGGATCTTTAGTCACCATTTTAGGGAGTTCCTTTGGGGCTGCACGTGATAAATCTAAAGTTCTCTTTAACTGGAATTTAGAAAATTCATTAATCAATATCAGTGATGGGAATCAAAGTCAAAAAACCGTAGAAGTATCAGAAACAGAATTAGGCTATGAATATTGGAGTGATCGAGAAATTCGAGTTCGTGTACCAGATGGGGCTATAAGTGGCGCAGTTCAAGTTGTAACTTCTCAGGGGTCAAGTTTACCGCTCTTTTTTGATGTAGTGGATAAGCCAGGCACAAAGATATTTAAGGATCGTCGAAGCTTTGCTATTTCATATGGAGTAGATATAAAAATACAAAAAGCTACTGCATCAAATACCCTTTATCTTTGGCTTCCTATTCCCGTTACTAATGCACAACAGAGGATTTCTCAATTATTAGGCAGGACAGTAGAACCTTATGTAGAAAACTATCTTGGGTCATCCCTTTTTCAGCTCAAGGATATGCAGACAGGAAACGAAAGCAGTCTGAGAACAGACTACCTCGTTGAGGTATATGCAGTTGAAACTAATATTAAGGTCCAATCAATAAAACGAGAAAGCGGATCTCCAATACAAGCAGTCTATACACAAAGCTCCTTTTTAATTCCTTCTGATAATCCAGATATTCAGAAAAAGGCAAATGCTATAGTTGGAAAAGAAAAAAATCCCTATTTGCAAGCCCAACGGCTTTATGAATGGCTAACAGCTCAAGGTGGGATCCGACAAGAACCGATATCGCTCAATCTTATAGAAGCTTTGAACAAACAAGAAATGGATGCTTATACGGCTACCCTATTATTTTGTGCAATGGGCCGTTCTCTTGGGATACCTGTTATTCCAAATGCAGGGATTTTAATAAATAAAGACCGAGAAACAAGAAAGCATTATTGGGCTGAATTCTGGATAGATGGCTTTGGATGGATACCAGTCGATCCAGCCATGGGAGCAGGAGCACTCCCAGACCGTTTTGTCTTCCGCTCCGATGCAGCAACCTATTATTTTGGTAATATTGATAGTCAACGAATCAGCTTTTCCCGTGGAATAATTAACTTATCGTCTATGGCTCCTAAGGGCAAAATAGTTCGACGAGATCGGGACTATGCGTTACAAAATATTTGGGAAGAATCAACAGGGACCCTAGAGTCCTATTCATCTCTCTGGAGCGATATTGTCGTTACTGGAGTATATTAG
- a CDS encoding RNA polymerase sigma factor: protein MSIAEFRRLYDSAFPVLFRVAYRIAGSEDAAEDLCQDAFFRLYERNMKFPNLEEAKYWLIRVVKNAALNYAKRKERERRAYQRAFREDVRKIETGEAEYIAGETKLEVQEALQKLPENMRTVLVLKEYGELNYKEIGRILGISEGNVKVRVFRAREQLAALIGKDGTYVS from the coding sequence ATGTCCATAGCCGAGTTTAGACGCCTCTACGATAGCGCCTTCCCCGTTTTATTCAGGGTTGCTTATCGTATTGCAGGTAGTGAAGATGCGGCGGAGGATCTGTGTCAGGATGCTTTTTTCCGGCTTTATGAACGGAACATGAAGTTCCCCAATTTAGAAGAAGCTAAATATTGGCTTATTCGAGTAGTAAAGAATGCAGCTTTAAATTATGCAAAACGGAAAGAACGGGAACGGAGGGCCTATCAACGAGCCTTCCGGGAAGATGTCCGGAAGATCGAAACTGGAGAAGCCGAATATATAGCTGGAGAAACCAAGCTGGAAGTGCAGGAGGCTTTACAAAAACTGCCTGAAAATATGCGTACCGTATTAGTATTAAAAGAATATGGAGAATTGAATTATAAAGAGATTGGTCGTATTCTTGGCATTAGTGAGGGAAATGTAAAAGTGCGGGTATTTCGAGCCCGTGAACAGTTAGCTGCCCTGATTGGAAAGGATGGTACCTATGTGTCCTGA
- the pyrH gene encoding UMP kinase, whose protein sequence is MVTVISLGGSIVAPDSLDTDFIAAFIQLLKDELASDEKRRFILVVGGGGPARKYQQAYRSIVPSGSDEQADWIGIMATRLNAQLLKAVLGELCTQEVVTDPSQVGPFVGRVLVAAGWKPGFSTDFDAVLLAERFQADKVINLSNIAKVYTDDPRKNSNAKPIDAISWADFRSIVGDDWIPGKNVPFDPVASRHAAKIGLKVICAAGKDLDNLKKILSDQPFFGTIIG, encoded by the coding sequence ATGGTGACAGTTATTTCATTGGGTGGTTCTATTGTTGCCCCCGACAGCTTAGACACAGACTTTATTGCTGCTTTTATTCAATTACTTAAGGATGAACTTGCTTCTGATGAAAAACGACGGTTTATTCTAGTCGTTGGTGGCGGTGGCCCTGCCAGAAAATACCAACAGGCCTACAGATCCATAGTCCCTAGTGGATCAGATGAACAGGCAGATTGGATTGGTATAATGGCGACCCGTCTTAATGCCCAATTACTCAAAGCAGTATTAGGTGAACTATGTACACAGGAGGTAGTAACTGATCCATCTCAGGTAGGCCCCTTTGTTGGACGAGTATTAGTGGCGGCCGGATGGAAACCAGGATTTTCTACAGATTTTGATGCAGTTCTACTTGCAGAACGGTTCCAGGCAGACAAGGTAATCAACCTATCTAATATAGCTAAAGTTTATACTGATGATCCACGAAAAAATTCTAATGCCAAACCCATCGATGCTATTTCATGGGCAGATTTTCGTTCCATTGTTGGCGATGACTGGATCCCAGGCAAAAATGTACCCTTTGATCCAGTCGCCAGCAGACATGCAGCAAAGATTGGACTAAAGGTTATTTGTGCAGCAGGCAAAGATCTAGACAACTTAAAGAAAATACTATCTGATCAGCCATTTTTCGGAACCATTATAGGTTAG
- the cysS gene encoding cysteine--tRNA ligase, producing the protein MPLYLFNTLGRELQEFKPLKQGQVGFYGCGPTVYNYAHIGNLRAYVTHDILVRALRRMGYQVTHVMNITDVGHLSGDSDTGEDKMVKSAEERGKSVLEIAAFYTEAFFKDTERLNIVRPTVVCKATEHISDMIALIQRIESRGYTYQAGGNLYFDITKFPTYGELARLKLEDLKAGARIDVDENKRNPHDFALWFTKSKFENQALTWDSPWGRGYPGWHIECSAMSMKYLGEQFDIHAGGIDHIPIHHTNEIAQSEAATGKKWVNYWVHNEFLVLDKGKMSKSSGNFLTLQSLVDMGYDPLDYRYFLLGGHYRSQLQFSYEALDSARNSRKALMDRLYLLAGKCSALPEAITVTSSLSEKAQAYVEAFNRAIEEDLSTPRALAELWGLLRDTELVPEEALGITFDMDSVLGLRLRELVQAPRAEKQLDSELVKEIENLIAERITAKKAKNYQRADEIRNMLKERGIVLEDSPQGTTWRLK; encoded by the coding sequence ATGCCACTGTACTTGTTTAACACCCTGGGACGGGAATTACAGGAATTTAAGCCCCTCAAACAGGGCCAGGTTGGTTTTTATGGATGCGGTCCCACGGTGTATAATTACGCCCATATTGGAAATCTTCGGGCCTATGTGACCCATGATATTCTGGTCCGCGCCCTCCGCCGTATGGGGTATCAGGTTACCCATGTCATGAATATAACCGATGTGGGTCATCTTTCCGGGGATAGTGATACCGGTGAAGACAAGATGGTAAAAAGTGCAGAGGAACGGGGAAAATCGGTTCTGGAAATTGCCGCTTTTTATACTGAGGCTTTTTTTAAAGATACGGAACGGCTTAATATTGTCCGGCCTACGGTGGTTTGCAAAGCCACTGAGCATATTAGCGATATGATTGCTCTCATTCAGCGGATCGAAAGTCGGGGCTACACCTACCAGGCAGGCGGCAATTTATACTTTGATATAACCAAATTCCCGACCTATGGGGAGCTGGCCCGGCTTAAGCTGGAGGATCTGAAGGCAGGAGCCCGCATCGATGTGGATGAAAACAAACGAAATCCCCATGATTTTGCCCTCTGGTTTACGAAGAGTAAGTTCGAAAACCAGGCACTCACCTGGGACAGCCCCTGGGGTCGGGGTTACCCGGGCTGGCATATCGAATGCTCTGCCATGAGCATGAAGTATCTGGGGGAACAGTTTGATATTCATGCGGGTGGTATTGACCATATTCCCATTCACCATACCAATGAGATTGCCCAGAGCGAGGCTGCAACGGGAAAAAAATGGGTGAATTACTGGGTTCACAATGAATTTCTGGTGCTGGACAAGGGCAAAATGTCCAAATCGAGCGGTAATTTCCTTACCCTGCAAAGCCTCGTGGATATGGGCTATGACCCTCTGGATTACCGCTATTTCCTCCTGGGGGGCCACTATCGGAGCCAACTGCAGTTTTCCTATGAAGCCCTGGATAGTGCCCGTAACTCCCGCAAAGCTTTGATGGACCGCCTGTATCTGCTTGCAGGCAAATGTAGTGCCCTGCCAGAGGCAATAACCGTAACCAGCAGCTTGAGCGAAAAGGCTCAGGCCTATGTCGAGGCCTTTAATCGGGCCATAGAGGAGGACCTTTCTACCCCCCGGGCGTTGGCTGAATTGTGGGGACTTCTACGTGATACCGAACTTGTTCCAGAAGAGGCCCTGGGGATAACCTTTGATATGGACTCAGTTCTGGGGCTTCGTTTACGGGAACTAGTGCAGGCTCCGCGGGCAGAAAAACAGTTGGACAGCGAATTGGTCAAAGAAATTGAAAATCTCATTGCTGAGCGGATTACGGCAAAAAAGGCAAAAAACTACCAACGGGCTGATGAAATACGAAATATGCTCAAAGAACGAGGGATCGTGCTCGAAGATAGTCCCCAAGGAACCACATGGCGTTTGAAATGA